TCTTCTTCCTCAAAGACCGCGCAATGATTGGCCGCTGGGTCAGCGGTTACCTGCCACGCGAGCGGGCACTGATCACCCGTGTGGCTGAGGAAATGAACCGGCAGATCGCCAATTACATCCGTGGCAAGGTCATTGAGATTGTTATCTGCGGCGGCGTTACCTACATCGCGTTCGTTGCGCTCGGGCTGAACTACGCAGCGCTGCTGGCGTTGCTGGTGGGTGTGTCGGTGGTGGTGCCGTATGTCGGCGCGGTAGTGGTGACGGTGCCGGTGATGTTGATCGCGTTGTTCCAGTGGGGTTGGAGTGATCAGTTCATCTACCTGATGGCGGTTTACGGCATTATCCAGACCCTGGACGGCAACGTGCTGGTGCCGCTGCTGTTCTCGGAGGCGGTCAATCTGCACCCGGTAGCGATCATCTGTGCGGTGTTGTTGTTTGGTGGGCTATGGGGTTTTTGGGGGGTGTTCTTTGCAATCCCCTTGGCGACGCTGTTCAAGGCGGTACTGGATGCGTGGCCGCGACAAGAGCCGGTGGTGGCGCCTTTGTTGTAACACCTGTGGCGAGGGAGTTTACTCCCGCTGGGCTGCGTAGCGGCC
The sequence above is a segment of the Pseudomonas sp. R76 genome. Coding sequences within it:
- a CDS encoding AI-2E family transporter yields the protein MFKVLRDWIQRYFSDEEAVVLAVLLFLAFTAVLTLGGMLAPVLAGMVLAYLMQGLVTTLERLRLPGGVAVGLVFALFIGLLVVFIVVVLPLLWHQLITLFNELPGMLAKWQSLLLLLPERYPHLVSDEQVLQAIEVARGEIGKFGQWALTFSLSSLPLLVNIMIYLVLVPILVFFFLKDRAMIGRWVSGYLPRERALITRVAEEMNRQIANYIRGKVIEIVICGGVTYIAFVALGLNYAALLALLVGVSVVVPYVGAVVVTVPVMLIALFQWGWSDQFIYLMAVYGIIQTLDGNVLVPLLFSEAVNLHPVAIICAVLLFGGLWGFWGVFFAIPLATLFKAVLDAWPRQEPVVAPLL